The Oxyura jamaicensis isolate SHBP4307 breed ruddy duck chromosome 3, BPBGC_Ojam_1.0, whole genome shotgun sequence genome segment CTTTCACGACTAGGctcttcttggttttgtttctggggtgttgttttctttttatgagcAAAACCTGTTCAGCCTTATGTAGGCTTCAGCAAGGTAAAGGTATCAACATgctcattttcctctcttcataGAAGCATTTTTAAGTACTGCGTGATTAAATTAACTTGGAATGGAGAAATGTAGTATGGCAAAGGCTCTCCTTGAGGAGAAAATATAGCTTTAATAACTAGGAATCTGGCTTTTATTGCCTAGTAAAGTTGAGAATTTAACACTGAGCATGCTCAGGTTTTTGCACTAAGCATCTCTATGTAATTTAAGGCATCTGCTCTGTAGTTTTATGCACTGTTAACTAACTGCAAACCTCTTTAACAGCTCCCCGACACTGCTGGAAAATCCTGAGGCAGGACAAGGGCAAGTACTGCTGTCATGCCTGATGACTGATGTTGTAAATGGAGTGAGAAAGGCCCTTGCAGGGGAAGCCAGCAAAGCTGACCTAGTGGGAAAAGAGCACAGGGACAGGCTTCCTCTCAAAGCATGCCAAGAGAGCCATGCTTGGATGCATATGGGGCTCTTTCCAGTTTTGGGAAGGTGCAAAGTGATGCGCTGTGGAAGAAATGGCTCCAAAATCATTAATTAAAGACTGCCCTTCTGGTGTGCCGTATGACCAAGGTACCGTTAAGAGAAAGGTTTTGCCAAGGCTTGAGCTTGCTTTGTGCAGATATGGAGTAGATGCTTGGGGGGGGGACTGTGAGCAAGAAAAGGCTGTAAAATATGTCCTTTACAGTGAACAACAATATTCCAAAAAATGATTGGAGGATAGTAGatttccctgtcccctcctgctctTACCCTGAATTGCAATGTGTGAGTGCTccatcattttgaaatgtgaaacaCTTCTGCCAGCCGTGAAGCAAAATAACAGGTTCTAATTagatgagaaacaagaaaatacaactGAAGAAATAAGCTTTcggaaaagagagagaaaatggcaTTAAACATCTGTGTAGCTGAAAGGGGCAGGTGCTAGCCCACTGATAACATCTGATACAATCCTCGCTTGGATAGCTGAACTAAAGATTTGTACGTGGAAAGCTGCAGTGGTCATAACACAGTTAGGGCTCATTAGATGGGTCTTCTTGAGTAACAGGGTAATTTGATTATACATTTGGGAAAGGTGGGAAATACATTGGATGGAAAGGAAGATCTGGTGTCTCTGGTCAGCCTCAgtgcatctttctttttgtctctgcaGGTTGAGGACGTTTGGGACCTGCTCGGTGGAAGCGGCCATGTCGCAAGCAACTCACCCACCCACCTTCCTGGTGAATTTCCAACTCCTGAGCATTGTGGTGGTGCTGCTCATTCATGCAGATGGCATATATGCAGAAAGCCCCAGTGAAGTGCCTGCAAACAAGTCTGAGGAGTGCACAGGCTCGTACATCTGCAAAAAGGGTGTGATTTTACCAATATGGGAACCCCAAGACCCCTCGTTCGGTGACAAAATAGCTCGGGCAACAGTGTATTTTGTAGCGATGGTGTACATGTTCCTGGGAGTATCCATCATAGCTGACCGCTTCATGTCCTCCATCGAAGTCATTACATCCCAAGAGCGGGAAATAACCATCAAGAAGCCCAACGGCGAGACCAGCAAAACCACAGTGAGGATCTGGAATGAGACCGTTTCCAACCTCACGTTGATGGCCTTGGGCTCCTCCGCTCCTGAGATCCTTCTGTCTGTTATCGAAGTGTGTGGTCACGGCTTCACCGCAGGGGACTTGGGGCCAAGCACAATTGTTGGAAGTGCTGCATTTAACATGTTTGTCATCATTGCAATCTGTGTTTATGTTGTTCCTGATGGAGAGATAAGAAAGATCAAGCACTTGCGAGTGTTTTTTGTTACAGCAGCCTGGAGCATCTTTGCCTACACTTGgctttacattattttatctgTGTCTTCTCCTGGTGTTGTGGAGGTTTGGGAAGGCTTGCtcaccttcttcttcttccctatCTGTGTGGTGTTTGCCTGGATAGCTGACAGGAGacttttattttacaagtaTGTCTACAAGAAATATCGAGCTGGCAAGCAGAGAGGCATGATTATTGAGCATGAGGGTGACCGGCCCTCCTCCAAAGCTGATATTGAGATGGACGGAAAGGTTGCTAACTCTCACGTGGAGAACTTTTTGGATGGGACACTGGTGTTGGAGGTAGATGAAAAAGACCAGGATGATGAGGAAGCCAGGAGAGAAATGGCTCGGATCCTGaaggaactgaaacaaaaacaccctGACAAGGAAATTGAGCAGCTTATAGAGTTGGCCAACTACCAGGTCCTAAgtcagcagcagaagagcaggGCCTTTTACCGCATCCAGGCCACTCGGCTCATGACAGGAGCTGGCAACATCTTGAAGAGACATGCTGCAGACCAGGCCCGCAAAGCCGTCAGCATGCATGAGGTCAACAGTGAGGTGGCAGAAAATGATCCCATCAGCAAGCTCTACTTTGAGCAGGGTACCTACCAGTGTCTGGAGAACTGTGGCACCGTCGCCCTGACCATCATTCGCCGGGGCGGCGACTTGACCAACACGGTGTACGTTGACTTCCGGACAGAGGATGGGACGGCCAATGCTGGCTCTGACTATGAATTCACTGAAGGGACAGTGGTCTTCAAGCCTGGGGAGACCCAGAAGGAGATCCGTGTTGGCATAATCGATGATGACATATTCGAGGAGGATGAGAATTTCCTGGTCCATCTCAGCAACGTCCGCGTGAGCACTGAGGCCTCAGATGAGGGCATTCTTGAGGCCACTCGTGTCCCAGCGCTTGCATGCCTGGGCTCACCGTCTACTGCCACTGTCACCATCTTTGATGATGACCATGCTGGCATCTTCACCTTTGAGGAACCAGTAACGCATGTCAGCGAAAGCGTGGGGACCATGGAAGTGAAAGTGTTGCGAACCTCCGGCGCGCGAGGAAATGTTATTGTGCCCTATAAAACCATTGAAGGCTCAGCCAAAGGTGGAGGAGAGGACTTTGAAGACACCTGCGGGGAGCTGGAGTTCCAGAACGATGAGATAGTGTAAGTGAAGGTTTCATTTGTTACTTACAATCTGTCATTCTCCTGAAATTAAATGCACATGGCTACCAGAGCTGCACTGGAGGTGTGTGGGTGCCAGTGAGTTGCATCAAGCTGTGAATGGTCTTGTGTGCTTTAGGGAGCCTGAAATGCTGTGTTCCTGCCTTCCTAGCACATCAGACAGTAGCAGCTGCTTAGGGGCACTCCAcccttccagcagcagggagatggaACTGGTTTGTGAGGCTAGCCTCCCACCCTCTACCCATGAGCCAAGCAGATCTCCATAGTCTT includes the following:
- the SLC8A1 gene encoding sodium/calcium exchanger 1 isoform X5 gives rise to the protein MRAFFHSALPTTAETRLGLRTFGTCSVEAAMSQATHPPTFLVNFQLLSIVVVLLIHADGIYAESPSEVPANKSEECTGSYICKKGVILPIWEPQDPSFGDKIARATVYFVAMVYMFLGVSIIADRFMSSIEVITSQEREITIKKPNGETSKTTVRIWNETVSNLTLMALGSSAPEILLSVIEVCGHGFTAGDLGPSTIVGSAAFNMFVIIAICVYVVPDGEIRKIKHLRVFFVTAAWSIFAYTWLYIILSVSSPGVVEVWEGLLTFFFFPICVVFAWIADRRLLFYKYVYKKYRAGKQRGMIIEHEGDRPSSKADIEMDGKVANSHVENFLDGTLVLEVDEKDQDDEEARREMARILKELKQKHPDKEIEQLIELANYQVLSQQQKSRAFYRIQATRLMTGAGNILKRHAADQARKAVSMHEVNSEVAENDPISKLYFEQGTYQCLENCGTVALTIIRRGGDLTNTVYVDFRTEDGTANAGSDYEFTEGTVVFKPGETQKEIRVGIIDDDIFEEDENFLVHLSNVRVSTEASDEGILEATRVPALACLGSPSTATVTIFDDDHAGIFTFEEPVTHVSESVGTMEVKVLRTSGARGNVIVPYKTIEGSAKGGGEDFEDTCGELEFQNDEIVKFITLRILDREEYEKECSFFLVLGDPVWLRRGVKEENEEKQPLTSKEEEERRIAEMGRPVLGEHTKLEVIIEESYEFKNTVDKLIKKTNLALVVGTNSWREQFIEAITVSAGEDDDDDECGEEKLPSCFDYVMHFLTVFWKVLFAFVPPTDYWNGWACFVVSILMIGILTAFIGDLASHFGCTIGLKDSVTAVVFVALGTSVPDTFASKVAATQDQYADASIGNVTGSNAVNVFLGIGVAWSIAAIYHAAHGQAFEVSPGTLAFSVTLFTIFAFISVGVLLYRRRPEIGGELGGPRTSKLLTSSLFILLWLLYIFFSSLEAYCHIKGF
- the SLC8A1 gene encoding sodium/calcium exchanger 1 isoform X1, producing MRAFFHSALPTTAETRLGLRTFGTCSVEAAMSQATHPPTFLVNFQLLSIVVVLLIHADGIYAESPSEVPANKSEECTGSYICKKGVILPIWEPQDPSFGDKIARATVYFVAMVYMFLGVSIIADRFMSSIEVITSQEREITIKKPNGETSKTTVRIWNETVSNLTLMALGSSAPEILLSVIEVCGHGFTAGDLGPSTIVGSAAFNMFVIIAICVYVVPDGEIRKIKHLRVFFVTAAWSIFAYTWLYIILSVSSPGVVEVWEGLLTFFFFPICVVFAWIADRRLLFYKYVYKKYRAGKQRGMIIEHEGDRPSSKADIEMDGKVANSHVENFLDGTLVLEVDEKDQDDEEARREMARILKELKQKHPDKEIEQLIELANYQVLSQQQKSRAFYRIQATRLMTGAGNILKRHAADQARKAVSMHEVNSEVAENDPISKLYFEQGTYQCLENCGTVALTIIRRGGDLTNTVYVDFRTEDGTANAGSDYEFTEGTVVFKPGETQKEIRVGIIDDDIFEEDENFLVHLSNVRVSTEASDEGILEATRVPALACLGSPSTATVTIFDDDHAGIFTFEEPVTHVSESVGTMEVKVLRTSGARGNVIVPYKTIEGSAKGGGEDFEDTCGELEFQNDEIVKTISIKVIDDEEYEKNKTFYLEIGEPRLVEMSEKKGGFTITGKLWKEENEEKQPLTSKEEEERRIAEMGRPVLGEHTKLEVIIEESYEFKNTVDKLIKKTNLALVVGTNSWREQFIEAITVSAGEDDDDDECGEEKLPSCFDYVMHFLTVFWKVLFAFVPPTDYWNGWACFVVSILMIGILTAFIGDLASHFGCTIGLKDSVTAVVFVALGTSVPDTFASKVAATQDQYADASIGNVTGSNAVNVFLGIGVAWSIAAIYHAAHGQAFEVSPGTLAFSVTLFTIFAFISVGVLLYRRRPEIGGELGGPRTSKLLTSSLFILLWLLYIFFSSLEAYCHIKGF
- the SLC8A1 gene encoding sodium/calcium exchanger 1 isoform X2, which gives rise to MRAFFHSALPTTAETRLGLRTFGTCSVEAAMSQATHPPTFLVNFQLLSIVVVLLIHADGIYAESPSEVPANKSEECTGSYICKKGVILPIWEPQDPSFGDKIARATVYFVAMVYMFLGVSIIADRFMSSIEVITSQEREITIKKPNGETSKTTVRIWNETVSNLTLMALGSSAPEILLSVIEVCGHGFTAGDLGPSTIVGSAAFNMFVIIAICVYVVPDGEIRKIKHLRVFFVTAAWSIFAYTWLYIILSVSSPGVVEVWEGLLTFFFFPICVVFAWIADRRLLFYKYVYKKYRAGKQRGMIIEHEGDRPSSKADIEMDGKVANSHVENFLDGTLVLEVDEKDQDDEEARREMARILKELKQKHPDKEIEQLIELANYQVLSQQQKSRAFYRIQATRLMTGAGNILKRHAADQARKAVSMHEVNSEVAENDPISKLYFEQGTYQCLENCGTVALTIIRRGGDLTNTVYVDFRTEDGTANAGSDYEFTEGTVVFKPGETQKEIRVGIIDDDIFEEDENFLVHLSNVRVSTEASDEGILEATRVPALACLGSPSTATVTIFDDDHAGIFTFEEPVTHVSESVGTMEVKVLRTSGARGNVIVPYKTIEGSAKGGGEDFEDTCGELEFQNDEIVKFITLRILDREEYEKECSFFLVLGDPVWLRRGVKGGFTITGKLWKEENEEKQPLTSKEEEERRIAEMGRPVLGEHTKLEVIIEESYEFKNTVDKLIKKTNLALVVGTNSWREQFIEAITVSAGEDDDDDECGEEKLPSCFDYVMHFLTVFWKVLFAFVPPTDYWNGWACFVVSILMIGILTAFIGDLASHFGCTIGLKDSVTAVVFVALGTSVPDTFASKVAATQDQYADASIGNVTGSNAVNVFLGIGVAWSIAAIYHAAHGQAFEVSPGTLAFSVTLFTIFAFISVGVLLYRRRPEIGGELGGPRTSKLLTSSLFILLWLLYIFFSSLEAYCHIKGF
- the SLC8A1 gene encoding sodium/calcium exchanger 1 isoform X3, with translation MRAFFHSALPTTAETRLGLRTFGTCSVEAAMSQATHPPTFLVNFQLLSIVVVLLIHADGIYAESPSEVPANKSEECTGSYICKKGVILPIWEPQDPSFGDKIARATVYFVAMVYMFLGVSIIADRFMSSIEVITSQEREITIKKPNGETSKTTVRIWNETVSNLTLMALGSSAPEILLSVIEVCGHGFTAGDLGPSTIVGSAAFNMFVIIAICVYVVPDGEIRKIKHLRVFFVTAAWSIFAYTWLYIILSVSSPGVVEVWEGLLTFFFFPICVVFAWIADRRLLFYKYVYKKYRAGKQRGMIIEHEGDRPSSKADIEMDGKVANSHVENFLDGTLVLEVDEKDQDDEEARREMARILKELKQKHPDKEIEQLIELANYQVLSQQQKSRAFYRIQATRLMTGAGNILKRHAADQARKAVSMHEVNSEVAENDPISKLYFEQGTYQCLENCGTVALTIIRRGGDLTNTVYVDFRTEDGTANAGSDYEFTEGTVVFKPGETQKEIRVGIIDDDIFEEDENFLVHLSNVRVSTEASDEGILEATRVPALACLGSPSTATVTIFDDDHAGIFTFEEPVTHVSESVGTMEVKVLRTSGARGNVIVPYKTIEGSAKGGGEDFEDTCGELEFQNDEIVKTISIKVIDDEEYEKNKTFYLEIGEPRLVEMSEKKGGFTITEENEEKQPLTSKEEEERRIAEMGRPVLGEHTKLEVIIEESYEFKNTVDKLIKKTNLALVVGTNSWREQFIEAITVSAGEDDDDDECGEEKLPSCFDYVMHFLTVFWKVLFAFVPPTDYWNGWACFVVSILMIGILTAFIGDLASHFGCTIGLKDSVTAVVFVALGTSVPDTFASKVAATQDQYADASIGNVTGSNAVNVFLGIGVAWSIAAIYHAAHGQAFEVSPGTLAFSVTLFTIFAFISVGVLLYRRRPEIGGELGGPRTSKLLTSSLFILLWLLYIFFSSLEAYCHIKGF
- the SLC8A1 gene encoding sodium/calcium exchanger 1 isoform X7 produces the protein MRAFFHSALPTTAETRLGLRTFGTCSVEAAMSQATHPPTFLVNFQLLSIVVVLLIHADGIYAESPSEVPANKSEECTGSYICKKGVILPIWEPQDPSFGDKIARATVYFVAMVYMFLGVSIIADRFMSSIEVITSQEREITIKKPNGETSKTTVRIWNETVSNLTLMALGSSAPEILLSVIEVCGHGFTAGDLGPSTIVGSAAFNMFVIIAICVYVVPDGEIRKIKHLRVFFVTAAWSIFAYTWLYIILSVSSPGVVEVWEGLLTFFFFPICVVFAWIADRRLLFYKYVYKKYRAGKQRGMIIEHEGDRPSSKADIEMDGKVANSHVENFLDGTLVLEVDEKDQDDEEARREMARILKELKQKHPDKEIEQLIELANYQVLSQQQKSRAFYRIQATRLMTGAGNILKRHAADQARKAVSMHEVNSEVAENDPISKLYFEQGTYQCLENCGTVALTIIRRGGDLTNTVYVDFRTEDGTANAGSDYEFTEGTVVFKPGETQKEIRVGIIDDDIFEEDENFLVHLSNVRVSTEASDEGILEATRVPALACLGSPSTATVTIFDDDHAGIFTFEEPVTHVSESVGTMEVKVLRTSGARGNVIVPYKTIEGSAKGGGEDFEDTCGELEFQNDEIVKTISIKVIDDEEYEKNKTFYLEIGEPRLVEMSEKKGGFTITGKLWKGKPIFRKVQARERPLPCTVVTIREENEEKQPLTSKEEEERRIAEMGRPVLGEHTKLEVIIEESYEFKNTVDKLIKKTNLALVVGTNSWREQFIEAITVSAGEDDDDDECGEEKLPSCFDYVMHFLTVFWKVLFAFVPPTDYWNGWACFVVSILMIGILTAFIGDLASHFGCTIGLKDSVTAVVFVALGTSVPDTFASKVAATQDQYADASIGNVTGSNAVNVFLGIGVAWSIAAIYHAAHGQAFEVSPGTLAFSVTLFTIFAFISVGVLLYRRRPEIGGELGGPRTSKLLTSSLFILLWLLYIFFSSLEAYCHIKGF
- the SLC8A1 gene encoding sodium/calcium exchanger 1 isoform X4 → MRAFFHSALPTTAETRLGLRTFGTCSVEAAMSQATHPPTFLVNFQLLSIVVVLLIHADGIYAESPSEVPANKSEECTGSYICKKGVILPIWEPQDPSFGDKIARATVYFVAMVYMFLGVSIIADRFMSSIEVITSQEREITIKKPNGETSKTTVRIWNETVSNLTLMALGSSAPEILLSVIEVCGHGFTAGDLGPSTIVGSAAFNMFVIIAICVYVVPDGEIRKIKHLRVFFVTAAWSIFAYTWLYIILSVSSPGVVEVWEGLLTFFFFPICVVFAWIADRRLLFYKYVYKKYRAGKQRGMIIEHEGDRPSSKADIEMDGKVANSHVENFLDGTLVLEVDEKDQDDEEARREMARILKELKQKHPDKEIEQLIELANYQVLSQQQKSRAFYRIQATRLMTGAGNILKRHAADQARKAVSMHEVNSEVAENDPISKLYFEQGTYQCLENCGTVALTIIRRGGDLTNTVYVDFRTEDGTANAGSDYEFTEGTVVFKPGETQKEIRVGIIDDDIFEEDENFLVHLSNVRVSTEASDEGILEATRVPALACLGSPSTATVTIFDDDHAGIFTFEEPVTHVSESVGTMEVKVLRTSGARGNVIVPYKTIEGSAKGGGEDFEDTCGELEFQNDEIVKFITLRILDREEYEKECSFFLVLGDPVWLRRGVKGGFTITEENEEKQPLTSKEEEERRIAEMGRPVLGEHTKLEVIIEESYEFKNTVDKLIKKTNLALVVGTNSWREQFIEAITVSAGEDDDDDECGEEKLPSCFDYVMHFLTVFWKVLFAFVPPTDYWNGWACFVVSILMIGILTAFIGDLASHFGCTIGLKDSVTAVVFVALGTSVPDTFASKVAATQDQYADASIGNVTGSNAVNVFLGIGVAWSIAAIYHAAHGQAFEVSPGTLAFSVTLFTIFAFISVGVLLYRRRPEIGGELGGPRTSKLLTSSLFILLWLLYIFFSSLEAYCHIKGF
- the SLC8A1 gene encoding sodium/calcium exchanger 1 isoform X6 codes for the protein MSQATHPPTFLVNFQLLSIVVVLLIHADGIYAESPSEVPANKSEECTGSYICKKGVILPIWEPQDPSFGDKIARATVYFVAMVYMFLGVSIIADRFMSSIEVITSQEREITIKKPNGETSKTTVRIWNETVSNLTLMALGSSAPEILLSVIEVCGHGFTAGDLGPSTIVGSAAFNMFVIIAICVYVVPDGEIRKIKHLRVFFVTAAWSIFAYTWLYIILSVSSPGVVEVWEGLLTFFFFPICVVFAWIADRRLLFYKYVYKKYRAGKQRGMIIEHEGDRPSSKADIEMDGKVANSHVENFLDGTLVLEVDEKDQDDEEARREMARILKELKQKHPDKEIEQLIELANYQVLSQQQKSRAFYRIQATRLMTGAGNILKRHAADQARKAVSMHEVNSEVAENDPISKLYFEQGTYQCLENCGTVALTIIRRGGDLTNTVYVDFRTEDGTANAGSDYEFTEGTVVFKPGETQKEIRVGIIDDDIFEEDENFLVHLSNVRVSTEASDEGILEATRVPALACLGSPSTATVTIFDDDHAGIFTFEEPVTHVSESVGTMEVKVLRTSGARGNVIVPYKTIEGSAKGGGEDFEDTCGELEFQNDEIVKTISIKVIDDEEYEKNKTFYLEIGEPRLVEMSEKKGGFTITGKLWKEENEEKQPLTSKEEEERRIAEMGRPVLGEHTKLEVIIEESYEFKNTVDKLIKKTNLALVVGTNSWREQFIEAITVSAGEDDDDDECGEEKLPSCFDYVMHFLTVFWKVLFAFVPPTDYWNGWACFVVSILMIGILTAFIGDLASHFGCTIGLKDSVTAVVFVALGTSVPDTFASKVAATQDQYADASIGNVTGSNAVNVFLGIGVAWSIAAIYHAAHGQAFEVSPGTLAFSVTLFTIFAFISVGVLLYRRRPEIGGELGGPRTSKLLTSSLFILLWLLYIFFSSLEAYCHIKGF